One region of Azoarcus sp. CIB genomic DNA includes:
- a CDS encoding CBS domain-containing protein, producing the protein MHTRKINEVIAGRPILTGPAHLTVSDAARLMAEAKVGSIMVTEGGNLIGIFTERDALVRVLAAGLDPQTTPIARVITSRVMTATPEMPLGHALHLMFEGGFRHVPIVDNGRPVGMVSARDALGPELVEFEGELLQREAIAEVL; encoded by the coding sequence ATGCATACACGTAAGATCAACGAGGTCATCGCCGGCCGCCCCATCCTCACGGGTCCCGCCCACCTCACTGTCAGCGACGCCGCGCGCCTCATGGCCGAAGCCAAGGTCGGATCGATCATGGTCACCGAAGGCGGCAATCTCATCGGCATCTTTACCGAACGCGACGCCCTCGTCAGAGTGCTGGCCGCAGGTCTGGATCCTCAGACGACGCCGATCGCCCGCGTGATAACCTCGCGCGTGATGACCGCAACGCCCGAGATGCCGCTCGGCCACGCATTGCACCTGATGTTCGAAGGCGGGTTCCGCCACGTGCCCATCGTGGACAACGGTCGCCCCGTAGGAATGGTGTCGGCGCGTGATGCGCTCGGACCCGAGCTCGTGGAATTCGAGGGCGAGCTGCTGCAGCGGGAAGCGATCGCCGAAGTGCTCTGA
- the ftsB gene encoding cell division protein FtsB: protein MRWPLVILVLLVALLQYPLWLGKGGWLRVWDVDRQLQEQREKNRALEQRNAGLEAEVRDLKSGNEAIEERARFELGLTKPGEVFVHTPRQKP, encoded by the coding sequence ATGCGCTGGCCTCTGGTCATCCTCGTCCTGCTGGTGGCACTCCTGCAGTACCCGCTCTGGCTGGGCAAGGGCGGCTGGCTGCGGGTATGGGACGTGGACCGTCAGCTGCAGGAGCAGCGCGAGAAGAACCGCGCACTGGAACAGCGCAACGCGGGCCTGGAGGCCGAAGTGCGCGATTTGAAGTCCGGCAACGAAGCGATCGAGGAACGCGCACGCTTCGAGCTCGGGCTGACCAAGCCCGGCGAAGTCTTCGTTCACACCCCCCGGCAGAAGCCCTGA